A segment of the Streptococcus chenjunshii genome:
ACGCCATACAGATGCCCTATTCTAACGCCAAACTTGAGGCTACAAACTCATCAAGGACATCAAGCGTAATGCCTTTGGTTTTCGGAACTTTGACAATTTTAAAACTCGCATCCTTATCGCTTTGAACATAGCAAAAGAGGAGACGAACTTTGTCTCCTCTCGTGCTTAGCTATAAGTCACCCACTACAGTTGACAATGAGCCTAAAAAAACAGCTCAGAGAAAATTGAAAAAAATTTTTCTCTAAACTGTCTGTACTGCAGTTTTTAAAATTGCTGCTTCTTAGCCTTACGTTTGGAACGGCTCTGCGCACGGGCAGCTGCCCGGCGTTCTTTGCGTCTCTTTTCATCAGCCTTCCATTGGATTTTTTTCTTATATCCTGGTTTGATTTTTTTCTTTTTCTTTTTAACTAAACCAATCATCTCAGTATCTAAGCGCTGATGAGAAGGTCTGCGGTGCAGCCGGCGGTCGCGGTCATAGGTCTCTTGGAATTGCCCGTTTTTCAGAATTTTGGGGACAAAACGTATGCCCATTTTTTCTAATTCCCTGATGTCAGAGTCATCATCCGGCTGATACAATGTAATGGCGATTCCCGGCAAGCCGTTGCGTCCGGTACGGCCGACACGGTGGATAAAAAAGGACAGGTCCTGAGGAATCGAGTCATTAATCACATGGCTGATACCTTCAATATCAATTCCGCGGGCAGCAAGGTCTGTCGCAACGATATAATCAAATTCAAGCTTTTTAACCTGATTCATAATCCGTTTACGCTCACGAGGAGCAATACCGCCATGGAGTTTAGCAGCCTTGAGACCGTTTCCGGTCAAATAAGCATGTAAGTCCTCTGCCCGTTCCTTGGTATTGACAAAAATAACGGCTAAATAAGGGGTGAGAGCTTTTGTTATCTCTAAAATCTGTGTTTTTTTATCACGGCCCTTAGTTGATATCAGCCAATTATCGATGCTGTCTGCAATGACAGCATCAGAAACAATTGTCTCAATGACTGGGTTAGTCAGATATTTTCTTAAAAAAGGCTGCAGTTTCTGAGGAATAGTTGCCGAAAACACAAGAATCTGGACCTTCTGCGGGAGTACTGCCGCAATTTTGTCAACTGTAGCCAAAAATCCCATATCCAGCGTCATATCGGCCTCATCGACAACAAAAGTGCGGGTTTTATGAATGGCTAAGGCCCCCGACTGTACGAGGTCATAGATTCTCCCCGGTGTTCCAATCACAATATGCGGCTGGCTTGCTTTCAGCTTTTCCAGCTGCCGCATTTTGTCAGTCCCGCCAACATAATTCGCAATCCGAATATCCGCTTCAGCATGGTCAGCTATCTGTTTTGCGGCCTGAAAAATCTGATAAGCCAGCTCACGGCTGGGAACTGTGATAAGGGCCTGTACAGCTGCCGTTTCTGTATCCAGTTTTTCAAAAATCGGCAGCAAAAAAGTGTGGGTTTTCCCGGATCCTGTCTGGGACTCCCCTGCCAAATCACGTCCCGAACGAATAACGGGTATCAATTTTTCCTGAACAGCTGTTGGCTCCCGAAAACCCAGATCATTCAGGGCTTCCTGAATATAAGACTCAAAATGAAAATCTGTAAATAACATAGCTTACCTCAATTTCTTCATTAACTATTATAGCATTAAACCTTAACTTTGAGCAAAAACTGGATACTAATACCGCTTTCAGTACTGACCGGTGCAGATGTCCGGGAGCGGGACAGAACATTACGTTATAAGTTTTCCTCACTCTTATTCTAGGCTCGGGCGGAAATCAGCATTAAGTGATTTCATTTTCGCACCCGTAAAACCTAACTTGTATTTTAAAAAATGGAGGTTCTGATGTTAAACGTTTCTTTCTTAGAATTGAAAATTCCACCGCTGTTGTTATGCCTTATTACGGGGCTGCTGATGAAAATATTAGCTTCTTTTTGGCCTTTTTTCCAGTTTTCCGTCCAGCCCTTCTTCGTTTTTCTTTTTGCTGCTGCAGGCTCCTTTATCATTTTTTTAGCCAGCCATCAGTTTAATAAGCAGCAAGCCAGTGTGAATCCCCTGCAGCCGATGAAAACAGCTGTCCTTGCCAGGCGGGGAATCTATCGGTTCAGCCGCAATCCCATGTATTTAGGCATGACTGTGCTTCTGTTCGCCTGGGGAATTTATCTGCAAGCTGTTTCCGGCTTCCTAGGTGTGCTGCTCTTTGTCCTTTACCTGACCCAGTTCCAAATCAAGCCTGAGGAACGATTTTTATTCAAAAAATTCGGTCCGCTTTACCAGGACTACTGTCAGCAAACCCGCCGCTGGCTGTAGGAAGCTTAACTCTCAAAAGATAGCCAATGTGAGCTTATCAATCAGATGAATGAAAGTCAAACAAAAAAACCTCAGCTGAGGTTTTTTGTTTTTCTTTTTTATAAATACAAGACAGCTAAAGTCAGCAGACTGGCTGCTGCACCAAGACCCCAAAGGAAAGCGTCTACCTGCCATTCGCTCCATTTAGAAGCTTTACCGGACAGACCGCCTAATTCTAAATGATGGTGAAAAGGAGTCATGAGGAAGATGCGTCTGCCTTCACCGTATTTCTTTTTCGTGTATTTAAAGTAGGAGACCTGCAGCATCACAGAACTGGTCTCAATCACATAAACGATGCCGATAACCAGCAGAGTCCATTCCTGGCGCAGAGCGATTGAGATGGCAGCCAGCATCGCTCCTAAAGCCAAGCTCCCGACATCTCCCATAAACACTTTGGCAGGCTTGTGATTAAAGATAAAGAAGCCCAAAAGTGCGCCAATCATCACCAGAATAATCAACAGCACATCGAATTGTCTCTGCACGTGGGCAATGACTCCATAGGCTGCAAGACTGATAACGACCGAAATCGAAGCTAAGCCATCAATACCATCCGTTAAGTTAACGGCATTGGAAAAACCGACAACCCAGAATAGGACAAAAAAGACATACAGTAAGCCTAAGTGCAGGTTGAACCCCAAGACATTAAGAGCATCTGTTCCGCTGGGACGGACATGCAAAAAGTAGAAGATGAGGCCGCCGATAATTTGCAGAAGCATCTTTTGCCAAGGAGTCAGTCCTTCATTGATCTGCTTAAAAATTTTTAAAAAATCATCTAAAAAACCTATCAGCCCGTAGATAAACACTACAGATAAGATTCCGAGAGTGGCTCCCATACCGCCGCCGTTTTTAGCGACCAGAAAAAAACTGGCCACTAGACTTACAATTACAGCAACCAGTAAAAATACTGTTCCACCCATTGTCGGGGTTCCTGCTTTTTCAAGATGCTGTTTCACATCTTCGTGCATCTGCTGTCCATTGATTTTTTTAAGCTGATAAAAGCGGATAAAATAGGGCATCATAAGCACTGTCAATATAAAAGCTGCTGCACCTGCCAATATACTAATAAGCATGTTACTCTCCTAAAGTAATAGTCATTTTTTTGATGTCATCAATGTTAGTGTCAATATCAACGCTTTGTTTGACCACTGTTCCGGAATCAGAACCCTTGTATTTGATTTTTATGCCCGTCCATTTTGCAAAGGTGTCCACATTTGCTTTGGTCCAGCCATACATGTCCGGAACTTTTTCCAGATGATTGGTTAAAAGCAGAAGCTGTTCGTTTTCTGCTAAGTTGGAGCCAGATTTCTTAGAAACCTTGCTGATTTTGCTGCCGGTTCCCAAAACAACAGGGTGAACTAGGTTGCGCCTCAGTTCTTCTGCCGTTTCACCAGGATTTTTGCCGACTATATCGTCTAAAAGATACTCTGTCTGCTGGTCTGTATCGTTGGCTGCCGGCGCCAGCAGGGTATCCCGCATCAAGGCAGCTTCTTCTAAAACCGGATTGACAACATCCTGCCAATACAAAGCTGAAAAGCGCTCTTCTGGCTGCTGCAGGGTTACATACATGACAAACTCCGGATCTTCTGAAGGAAGCATGGCCACAACAGAATAGATATAGTCGTTTGAGCCTGTCAAATAACCGCTACCATCTTCTGCCGCGATTTGAGCTGTTCCTGATTTGACAGCAACAGATTCGTTGCCCACCTGAATGATAGGTCCATTCGAGTACAGGGTTCCATAGTAAGGATCCGTGCCGACAGTCACCATATAATCTCTGGTCTGTCTGGCTGCTTCAGCGGAAACCGGATTGCCGACCACCTCAGCTGAGGCACTGCGGCTGGTATCAGTGTTAGGATCATAAAGCTTACTGATGAACTGCGGTTCAACCATGACACCATCGTTGGAAACAGAGGTAAAGGCCCGCAGCATTTGGGTTTGGGTTGTTGCTATCCCTTGGCCGAAAGCACTCATGGCAATAGTTACAATATTATCCGATGGCAAAAGTCCTGTTGCTTCATTGCCCATTCCAAAACGGGTCGGATAGCCAAAGCGGAATTTAGAAAGGTAATTCAGCCATTTATCATTGCCCATCTTCTGCTCCAGCATGGTCATCCCTACATTACTGGAGTAAGCAAACCCCTGAGCCATTGTCATATACTGTCCAGTAGAAGATCCTTCATTGATTGCCCAGTCCTGAATCGTCGCATCTGCAATGGTCAGTCCCTCACTGTTACTGTAACTTTCGGAAGGGTTGAAGACTCCCGAATCAATGGCTGAGGCCAGGGTCATCACTTTCATGGTTGAACCGGGTTCATAGTTGCTTTGATAAAGCAACGTGTTCCAGGTTTTAAGGTTGCCCTCATCATAACCCTCCAGTGTGCTGGGATTATAAGTCGGTCTTTGTGAAGTTGCCAGAATTTCTCCTGTCTTGGCATTGATAAGAGTCGCACTGGCATAGACACCCTTAGCTTCCGCCTGAAAAACATCCATCTGAGTCTCCAGATAAGTCTGAATCGGTTCAGATAGCGTTGTGTAAACATCTTTTCCGTTAACTGCCTCTTTGACAGTCGTTCCGGTTCCAAGCAGTGTATTGCCGTTCTTATCTTTTTCGTAGGTTACAGTTCCGTCTTCTCCGGATAAAATATCGTTTAAACTGGCTTCAAGACCGGAGGTACCGATGAGACTTTTGGTGCCGTCTTTATTTTCCTGCAGCTGTGCAACACCGATAAACTGAGAGGCAAAAATACCGTTTTTATACATCCGTCCGGGGCTGGTCGTAAAGGCTATGCCCTCTATGCCAGCTTCCTGCATAGCCTCTGTAATGGCTGACATCGTACTGTAAGAGATGCCCGAACCTTTGGTTCCGAAACTCACCTGAAAGACATTCTTTTGCCTCAGCTGAGACAGCACCTCTTCTTTATCCATATCCAGCTGCTGATTGAATATCTCTGCCACCTGATCAAACTGGGAAGACTGGACGTATAACTTTTCGCCGGTGGAGGAGATGTAAGACTTATCGATGATGGCATAGACGCTGTAGGTGGTTGAATCTTCAGCAATAGGGTTGCCATTGCGGTCATATATTGTGCCTCGTTTTGCCTGCACCGTAACTGTTGTCTGATAAACATCTCTGGCTTTATCTGAGAGTTTCTCACCAAACTTTTTGTCAGTTCCGATAATGATGACAAAATTAATAATAAATACAAAAAAAATGAAAATTGCCAGAATCATCAGGTTTTGCCCGACATGTTCGCGATTCTGCCGCGGCCGCTTGCGATCGCTGATAACATAGCCTAAAAAGCGATTCTGCCATTTTTTTAAAAACTTTCGCATAAGCTCATTTTACCTCAGAAATGTTAGCATTTTCGCTGCTCAGGCCCGATTCTGTAGCAATTTGGAGAATACGATCGCGGCCGCTTAATTCAGCAACTTCCTGTTTAGCGTTGTTGAGTTCCGTTTCTTTATCATTAATTTGGCTGTTTAAGTTCGTAATTTCCTGCTGCACCTGAAGATTTCGGCTCTGCAGATAAACAATACTGACTGCCATGGTAATAGCCGTAAGAATAATAGCACCGTAAAAAGCCTTTTCAATTCTTGAAAAAGTGCGAATACGTTTTTGCAGTACATTTGTTACGGCTTCAGTTCGTTTTTCATTAGTCATAGTTCTATTCTCTTATTTTTTTGATAACCCGAAGTTTGGCCGAATGGGCCCGGTGATTCACTTCCAATTCTTCTTTACTTGGTAAAATCGGTCTGCGGTTAATCAACTCAAACTTAGGCTGCAGCTCTTCTGGTATAAAGGGCAGTCCCTTAGGAACTGACAGCTCGGTCACTTCCCGAAAAAGCTGCTTAACAATACGGTCCTCTAAAGAATGGAAACTGATCACTGCTATACGTCCTTCAGGCTTTAGAAGGGCTAGAGCCTGCTCAAGCGATGTTCGTACCGCTTTGAGTTCATCATTGACCTCAATGCGGATTGCCTGAAAGATCTGCTTAGCCGGGTGGCCCTTCTTCTTTAGTTCCTTAGCCGGCTTAGCTGCTTTAATCAGTTCAGCCAGTTCCCCAGTTGTAGCAATAGGTTGGGTCTGTCTGGCTGCTTCAATCTTTCTGGCCACCTGCTTGGCAAACTTATCTTCACCGTAATGAAAGAAGATACGAACCAAATCGCGGTAAGCATAGTGGTTGACCACTTCATAGGCTGACAGCTCCTGTTCCTGATTCATTCGCATATCAAGAGGGGCATCTTTTTTATAAGAAAAGCCGCGCTCCCCTTCGTCCAGCTGCGGACTGGAAACACCCAAGTCATAAAGAATCCCATCAACAGCTGTCTGCCCGTACTTGCTGAGACTGGAACTGAGATGTTTAAAATTGTCTTTAATAAGAAAGGCCTGTCCAGCCTCAATATAGGACTGCAGCCGAATCTTTGCCTGATCGATAGCTTTCTGATCCTGATCAAAAGCATAAAGACGCCCTCTACTGTTAAGCTGTGACAGCAAATAGCTGCTGTGCCCAGCTCCGCCTAAAGTCGCATCAACATAAACGCCGTTAGGCTTAACCTCAAGTCTGTCAACAGCCTCATGCAAAAGCACCGTCTTATGATAAAAATCATTTGTCATAACTTTTATTATAGCATACTTTATATGGTTTAGAAAATGAAAATCAAGCGCCACAAAAGCTGATAAAATTTTAAAAATTAAAAACTGACAGTCCTAATACGGTCTCATTTGGCAGCAATCAAATATTATCTAAGAGGGAAAGAAAGCATTTTATTAACCATTTTGGCTATCAGTAAACAAAGCTAAAATGAACAACCGCAGGCAGCTTCAGCGGAGCCACCTGCGATTGCCTCCATCATCGCCTCATTTGAA
Coding sequences within it:
- a CDS encoding DEAD/DEAH box helicase — translated: MLFTDFHFESYIQEALNDLGFREPTAVQEKLIPVIRSGRDLAGESQTGSGKTHTFLLPIFEKLDTETAAVQALITVPSRELAYQIFQAAKQIADHAEADIRIANYVGGTDKMRQLEKLKASQPHIVIGTPGRIYDLVQSGALAIHKTRTFVVDEADMTLDMGFLATVDKIAAVLPQKVQILVFSATIPQKLQPFLRKYLTNPVIETIVSDAVIADSIDNWLISTKGRDKKTQILEITKALTPYLAVIFVNTKERAEDLHAYLTGNGLKAAKLHGGIAPRERKRIMNQVKKLEFDYIVATDLAARGIDIEGISHVINDSIPQDLSFFIHRVGRTGRNGLPGIAITLYQPDDDSDIRELEKMGIRFVPKILKNGQFQETYDRDRRLHRRPSHQRLDTEMIGLVKKKKKKIKPGYKKKIQWKADEKRRKERRAAARAQSRSKRKAKKQQF
- a CDS encoding methyltransferase family protein encodes the protein MLNVSFLELKIPPLLLCLITGLLMKILASFWPFFQFSVQPFFVFLFAAAGSFIIFLASHQFNKQQASVNPLQPMKTAVLARRGIYRFSRNPMYLGMTVLLFAWGIYLQAVSGFLGVLLFVLYLTQFQIKPEERFLFKKFGPLYQDYCQQTRRWL
- the mraY gene encoding phospho-N-acetylmuramoyl-pentapeptide-transferase translates to MLISILAGAAAFILTVLMMPYFIRFYQLKKINGQQMHEDVKQHLEKAGTPTMGGTVFLLVAVIVSLVASFFLVAKNGGGMGATLGILSVVFIYGLIGFLDDFLKIFKQINEGLTPWQKMLLQIIGGLIFYFLHVRPSGTDALNVLGFNLHLGLLYVFFVLFWVVGFSNAVNLTDGIDGLASISVVISLAAYGVIAHVQRQFDVLLIILVMIGALLGFFIFNHKPAKVFMGDVGSLALGAMLAAISIALRQEWTLLVIGIVYVIETSSVMLQVSYFKYTKKKYGEGRRIFLMTPFHHHLELGGLSGKASKWSEWQVDAFLWGLGAAASLLTLAVLYL
- the pbp2X gene encoding penicillin-binding protein PBP2X, producing MRKFLKKWQNRFLGYVISDRKRPRQNREHVGQNLMILAIFIFFVFIINFVIIIGTDKKFGEKLSDKARDVYQTTVTVQAKRGTIYDRNGNPIAEDSTTYSVYAIIDKSYISSTGEKLYVQSSQFDQVAEIFNQQLDMDKEEVLSQLRQKNVFQVSFGTKGSGISYSTMSAITEAMQEAGIEGIAFTTSPGRMYKNGIFASQFIGVAQLQENKDGTKSLIGTSGLEASLNDILSGEDGTVTYEKDKNGNTLLGTGTTVKEAVNGKDVYTTLSEPIQTYLETQMDVFQAEAKGVYASATLINAKTGEILATSQRPTYNPSTLEGYDEGNLKTWNTLLYQSNYEPGSTMKVMTLASAIDSGVFNPSESYSNSEGLTIADATIQDWAINEGSSTGQYMTMAQGFAYSSNVGMTMLEQKMGNDKWLNYLSKFRFGYPTRFGMGNEATGLLPSDNIVTIAMSAFGQGIATTQTQMLRAFTSVSNDGVMVEPQFISKLYDPNTDTSRSASAEVVGNPVSAEAARQTRDYMVTVGTDPYYGTLYSNGPIIQVGNESVAVKSGTAQIAAEDGSGYLTGSNDYIYSVVAMLPSEDPEFVMYVTLQQPEERFSALYWQDVVNPVLEEAALMRDTLLAPAANDTDQQTEYLLDDIVGKNPGETAEELRRNLVHPVVLGTGSKISKVSKKSGSNLAENEQLLLLTNHLEKVPDMYGWTKANVDTFAKWTGIKIKYKGSDSGTVVKQSVDIDTNIDDIKKMTITLGE
- the ftsL gene encoding cell division protein FtsL codes for the protein MTNEKRTEAVTNVLQKRIRTFSRIEKAFYGAIILTAITMAVSIVYLQSRNLQVQQEITNLNSQINDKETELNNAKQEVAELSGRDRILQIATESGLSSENANISEVK
- the rsmH gene encoding 16S rRNA (cytosine(1402)-N(4))-methyltransferase RsmH, which codes for MTNDFYHKTVLLHEAVDRLEVKPNGVYVDATLGGAGHSSYLLSQLNSRGRLYAFDQDQKAIDQAKIRLQSYIEAGQAFLIKDNFKHLSSSLSKYGQTAVDGILYDLGVSSPQLDEGERGFSYKKDAPLDMRMNQEQELSAYEVVNHYAYRDLVRIFFHYGEDKFAKQVARKIEAARQTQPIATTGELAELIKAAKPAKELKKKGHPAKQIFQAIRIEVNDELKAVRTSLEQALALLKPEGRIAVISFHSLEDRIVKQLFREVTELSVPKGLPFIPEELQPKFELINRRPILPSKEELEVNHRAHSAKLRVIKKIRE